The Siniperca chuatsi isolate FFG_IHB_CAS linkage group LG9, ASM2008510v1, whole genome shotgun sequence genome includes a region encoding these proteins:
- the LOC122881116 gene encoding gamma-aminobutyric acid type B receptor subunit 2-like isoform X4: MELRGRVEVFRLLLVCWLVVGPVLAQVRHPLPALWMMPVSCGSGRENVTAAVAPAVRLALQDLKRQPPPLGNYEIQLQLLDSQCDPAKSLKALFDAMWAGPKYLLVFGGVCPSVTALIARSLPALDLVQVSFAASSPSLSNRKWYGNLFSTVPSDRALNQATVKLLQRYRWTRVGIITQEGPRLSEVMLKRHRDVHDANDDMKKDLIRQLLKADVQAVSTESLSEDVCSSVRRLKESDVRIIIGQFEEDSASEVFCCTPRDYQDSYLRRLIQVGSEVSPLHTFAYDAVWVAARALSQVMEAVKHREKYSSQRNVSVSEEEVHKRLLEAVKQTQFEGVTGPVSFRNGERVTSIELIQFQGSSGVLVGEFGTATQQLRLMNHLLRFKGPGPARDRTLVLEVRRHVSLLLYGIASSAAAATIFVTLAVLCFSIVSHRRWTLRWSGGSQDELLLLLGILLSSSSVLISGLDGASLSDQTSELLCSVRLWTLSVGHTVGFAVLFTKTWRVYSQKQQTRLQRAGCVVLWMVLLDVFVLTSWQILDPLRRVVLQHSLQRDPADQDVIVRPYSEHCSSTNMELWLTAVYGYKGPLLGLGCFVAWNIRTVQVDHPAVSSKHLTLSMFAVTVFSVSGVAGSLLTSHNPPVQFCLTSVLILCCNIFILSWLFGPKFWYVWLNGSELQGEAEEQLSSLNQQLKSLTAQLDVEIETITMQLSETPESAAPDQKLHHLPREKNNAGEVRSVTLTHVAQVCAEDRNSERKPTSPDGINSPEHVRRRLSLQLPILHHSYLPAIGGISASSSILFGSREAFVHRDLLTTTPCTPNGTQLEPLYC; encoded by the exons ATGGAGCTGCGTGGACGGGTGGAGGTGTTCAGGCTGCTGCTGGTCTGCTGGCTGGTAGTCGGGCCGGTGCTGGCTCAGGTCCGCCACCCTCTGCCTGCGCTGTGGATGATGCCCGTCAGCTGTGGGTCGGGCAGGGAGAACGTGACCGCTGCTGTGGCCCCGGCTGTCCGACTGGCTCTGCAGGACCTGAAGAGACAACCACCTCCGCTGGGAAACTATGAGATCCAGCTCCAGCTGCTGGACTCTCAG TGTGATCCTGCTAAATCACTCAAAGCTCTGTTTGACGCCATGTGGGCGGGGCCGAAGTACCTGCTGGTGTTCGGAGGGGTGTGTCCATCTGTGACGGCGCTCATCGCCCGCTCTCTGCCAGCTCTCGACCTGGTGCAG GTATCTTTTGCGGCCTCGTCCCCCAGCCTGTCCAACAGGAAGTGGTACGGGAACCTGTTCAGCACGGTGCCGTCAGACCGAGCTCTGAACCAGGCCACAGTGAAGCTGCTGCAGCGCTACAGGTGGACCAGAGTCGGTATCATCACACAGGAAGGACCCAGACTCTCAGAGGTGATGCTGAAACGCCACAGGGATGTTCACGATGCTAACGATGAT atgaAGAAGGATCTGATCAGACAGCTGCTGAAGGCTGATGTTCAGGCTGTTTCCACAGAAAGTCTCTCTGAGGACGTCTGCAGCAGCGTGAGGAGGCTGAAG GAAAGTGATGTTCGGATCATCATCGGACAGTTTGAAGAGGATTCTGCCTCTGAGGTTTTCTGCTGT ACTCCTCGGGACTACCAGGACTCCTACCTCAGACGTCTGATCCaggtggggtcagaggtcagcccCCTCCACACCTTCGCCTACGACGCTGTTTGGGTCGCGGCCAGAGCCCTCAGTCAGGTGATGGAGGCTGTGAAGCACAGAGAGAAGTACAGCAGCCAGAGAAACGTGAGCGTCAGTGAGGAGGAAGTTCACAAGAGGCTGCTGGAGGCCGTGAAGCAGACGCAGTTTGAAGGAGTCACA GGTCCGGTTTCCTTTCGGAATGGGGAGAGAGTGACATCGATCGAGCTGATCCAGTTTCAAG gcaGCAGCGGTGTGCTGGTGGGGGAGTTCGGTACTGCCACCCAACAGCTCCGACTGATGAACCACCTGCTGCGGTTTAAAG GTCCAGGACCAGCCAGAGACCGGACTCTGGTCCTTGAGGTGCGGCGGCATGTCAGCCTCCTCCTGTACGGCATCGCTTCATCGGCTGCAGCTGCGACCATCTTCGTCACTCTGGCTGTCCTCTGCTTCAGCATCGTCAGCCATAGACGCTG GACGCTGAGATGGAGCGGTGGATCCCAGGacgagctgctgctgctgctgggcatCCTGCTCTCCTCATCCTCAGTCCTGATCTCCGGTCTGGACGGAGCCTCGCTGTCCGACCAGACATCTGAGCTCCTCTGCTCT GTTCGTCTGTGGACTCTCTCAGTGGGACACACTGTGGGCTTCGCTGTGCTGTTCACCAAAACATGGAGGGTTTACTCACAGAAG CAGCAGACTCGTCTGCAGCGAGCCGGCTGTGTGGTGCTCTGGATGGTCCTGCtagatgtgtttgttttaacctCCTGGCAAATCCTGGACCCCCTCAGACGGGTGGTGCTGCAGCACAGCTTGCAG CGTGACCCTGCTGATCAGGACGTTATTGTCCGGCCGTACTCTGAACACTGCAGCAGCACCAACATGGAGCTGTGGCTCACTGCTGTCTACGGATACAAAGGACCTCTACTG GGTCTTGGATGTTTCGTTGCCTGGAACATCAGGACTGTGCAGGTAGATCATCCAGCTGTCAGCAGTAAACACCTGACACTCAGTATGTTTGCTGTGACGGTGTTCAGTGTGTCAGGAGTGGCAGGATCACTGCTGACGTCCCACAATCCTCCTGTTCAGTTCTGTCTGACCAGCGTCCTCATCCTCTGCTGTAACATCTTCATCCTGAGCTGGCTGTTTGGACCAAAG TTTTGGTATGTGTGGCTGAACGGCAGCGAGCTGCAGGGAGAAGCTGAAGAGCAGCTGAGCAGCTTAAACCAGCAGCTGAAGAGTCTAACTGCACAG CTTGATGTAGAAATAGAAACCATCACCATGCAACTCTCGGAGACGCCCGAGTCAGCTGCTCCTGACCAGAAGCTTCACCACCTgccaagagaaaaaaacaacg CAGGTGAAGTCAGATCCGTGACGTTGACTCATGTAGCTCAGGTCTGTGCTGAGGACAGAAACTCAGAGAGGAAACCGACAAGTCCAGACGGCATAAACTCTCCTGAACA TGTGCGGCGACGTCTGTCCCTGCAGCTGCCGATCCTCCATCACTCCTACCTGCCCGCCATCGGTGGCATCAGCGCCAGCAGCTCCATTCTGTTCGGCAGCCGGGAGGCCTTCGTTCACCGCGACCTGCTGACGACAACTCCCTGTACGCCTAACGGCACACAACTGGAGCCACTTTACTGCTGA
- the LOC122881116 gene encoding gamma-aminobutyric acid type B receptor subunit 2-like isoform X3, with product MELRGRVEVFRLLLVCWLVVGPVLAQVRHPLPALWMMPVSCGSGRENVTAAVAPAVRLALQDLKRQPPPLGNYEIQLQLLDSQCDPAKSLKALFDAMWAGPKYLLVFGGVCPSVTALIARSLPALDLVQVSFAASSPSLSNRKWYGNLFSTVPSDRALNQATVKLLQRYRWTRVGIITQEGPRLSEMKKDLIRQLLKADVQAVSTESLSEDVCSSVRRLKESDVRIIIGQFEEDSASEVFCCAYRLNMFGARYQWVVADGGTAGWRLGRPVSGCAANSLLMAADGSIRLQIRQLSYTNTPGVSGRTPRDYQDSYLRRLIQVGSEVSPLHTFAYDAVWVAARALSQVMEAVKHREKYSSQRNVSVSEEEVHKRLLEAVKQTQFEGVTGPVSFRNGERVTSIELIQFQGSSGVLVGEFGTATQQLRLMNHLLRFKGPGPARDRTLVLEVRRHVSLLLYGIASSAAAATIFVTLAVLCFSIVSHRRWTLRWSGGSQDELLLLLGILLSSSSVLISGLDGASLSDQTSELLCSVRLWTLSVGHTVGFAVLFTKTWRVYSQKQQTRLQRAGCVVLWMVLLDVFVLTSWQILDPLRRVVLQHSLQRDPADQDVIVRPYSEHCSSTNMELWLTAVYGYKGPLLGLGCFVAWNIRTVQVDHPAVSSKHLTLSMFAVTVFSVSGVAGSLLTSHNPPVQFCLTSVLILCCNIFILSWLFGPKFWYVWLNGSELQGEAEEQLSSLNQQLKSLTAQLDVEIETITMQLSETPESAAPDQKLHHLPREKNNAGEVRSVTLTHVAQVCAEDRNSERKPTSPDGINSPEHVRRRLSLQLPILHHSYLPAIGGISASSSILFGSREAFVHRDLLTTTPCTPNGTQLEPLYC from the exons ATGGAGCTGCGTGGACGGGTGGAGGTGTTCAGGCTGCTGCTGGTCTGCTGGCTGGTAGTCGGGCCGGTGCTGGCTCAGGTCCGCCACCCTCTGCCTGCGCTGTGGATGATGCCCGTCAGCTGTGGGTCGGGCAGGGAGAACGTGACCGCTGCTGTGGCCCCGGCTGTCCGACTGGCTCTGCAGGACCTGAAGAGACAACCACCTCCGCTGGGAAACTATGAGATCCAGCTCCAGCTGCTGGACTCTCAG TGTGATCCTGCTAAATCACTCAAAGCTCTGTTTGACGCCATGTGGGCGGGGCCGAAGTACCTGCTGGTGTTCGGAGGGGTGTGTCCATCTGTGACGGCGCTCATCGCCCGCTCTCTGCCAGCTCTCGACCTGGTGCAG GTATCTTTTGCGGCCTCGTCCCCCAGCCTGTCCAACAGGAAGTGGTACGGGAACCTGTTCAGCACGGTGCCGTCAGACCGAGCTCTGAACCAGGCCACAGTGAAGCTGCTGCAGCGCTACAGGTGGACCAGAGTCGGTATCATCACACAGGAAGGACCCAGACTCTCAGAG atgaAGAAGGATCTGATCAGACAGCTGCTGAAGGCTGATGTTCAGGCTGTTTCCACAGAAAGTCTCTCTGAGGACGTCTGCAGCAGCGTGAGGAGGCTGAAG GAAAGTGATGTTCGGATCATCATCGGACAGTTTGAAGAGGATTCTGCCTCTGAGGTTTTCTGCTGT GCCTACAGACTGAACATGTTTGGAGCTCGGTACCAGTGGGTGGTTGCTGATGGAGGAACGGCTGGATGGAGGCTGGGGCGGCCGGTTTCTGGCTGCGCGGCCAACAGTCTGCTGATGGCTGCGGACGGATCCATCAGGCTACAGATCAGACAGCTCAGCTACACAAACACGCCGGGAGTCTCTGGACGG ACTCCTCGGGACTACCAGGACTCCTACCTCAGACGTCTGATCCaggtggggtcagaggtcagcccCCTCCACACCTTCGCCTACGACGCTGTTTGGGTCGCGGCCAGAGCCCTCAGTCAGGTGATGGAGGCTGTGAAGCACAGAGAGAAGTACAGCAGCCAGAGAAACGTGAGCGTCAGTGAGGAGGAAGTTCACAAGAGGCTGCTGGAGGCCGTGAAGCAGACGCAGTTTGAAGGAGTCACA GGTCCGGTTTCCTTTCGGAATGGGGAGAGAGTGACATCGATCGAGCTGATCCAGTTTCAAG gcaGCAGCGGTGTGCTGGTGGGGGAGTTCGGTACTGCCACCCAACAGCTCCGACTGATGAACCACCTGCTGCGGTTTAAAG GTCCAGGACCAGCCAGAGACCGGACTCTGGTCCTTGAGGTGCGGCGGCATGTCAGCCTCCTCCTGTACGGCATCGCTTCATCGGCTGCAGCTGCGACCATCTTCGTCACTCTGGCTGTCCTCTGCTTCAGCATCGTCAGCCATAGACGCTG GACGCTGAGATGGAGCGGTGGATCCCAGGacgagctgctgctgctgctgggcatCCTGCTCTCCTCATCCTCAGTCCTGATCTCCGGTCTGGACGGAGCCTCGCTGTCCGACCAGACATCTGAGCTCCTCTGCTCT GTTCGTCTGTGGACTCTCTCAGTGGGACACACTGTGGGCTTCGCTGTGCTGTTCACCAAAACATGGAGGGTTTACTCACAGAAG CAGCAGACTCGTCTGCAGCGAGCCGGCTGTGTGGTGCTCTGGATGGTCCTGCtagatgtgtttgttttaacctCCTGGCAAATCCTGGACCCCCTCAGACGGGTGGTGCTGCAGCACAGCTTGCAG CGTGACCCTGCTGATCAGGACGTTATTGTCCGGCCGTACTCTGAACACTGCAGCAGCACCAACATGGAGCTGTGGCTCACTGCTGTCTACGGATACAAAGGACCTCTACTG GGTCTTGGATGTTTCGTTGCCTGGAACATCAGGACTGTGCAGGTAGATCATCCAGCTGTCAGCAGTAAACACCTGACACTCAGTATGTTTGCTGTGACGGTGTTCAGTGTGTCAGGAGTGGCAGGATCACTGCTGACGTCCCACAATCCTCCTGTTCAGTTCTGTCTGACCAGCGTCCTCATCCTCTGCTGTAACATCTTCATCCTGAGCTGGCTGTTTGGACCAAAG TTTTGGTATGTGTGGCTGAACGGCAGCGAGCTGCAGGGAGAAGCTGAAGAGCAGCTGAGCAGCTTAAACCAGCAGCTGAAGAGTCTAACTGCACAG CTTGATGTAGAAATAGAAACCATCACCATGCAACTCTCGGAGACGCCCGAGTCAGCTGCTCCTGACCAGAAGCTTCACCACCTgccaagagaaaaaaacaacg CAGGTGAAGTCAGATCCGTGACGTTGACTCATGTAGCTCAGGTCTGTGCTGAGGACAGAAACTCAGAGAGGAAACCGACAAGTCCAGACGGCATAAACTCTCCTGAACA TGTGCGGCGACGTCTGTCCCTGCAGCTGCCGATCCTCCATCACTCCTACCTGCCCGCCATCGGTGGCATCAGCGCCAGCAGCTCCATTCTGTTCGGCAGCCGGGAGGCCTTCGTTCACCGCGACCTGCTGACGACAACTCCCTGTACGCCTAACGGCACACAACTGGAGCCACTTTACTGCTGA
- the LOC122881116 gene encoding gamma-aminobutyric acid type B receptor subunit 2-like isoform X1 has product MELRGRVEVFRLLLVCWLVVGPVLAQVRHPLPALWMMPVSCGSGRENVTAAVAPAVRLALQDLKRQPPPLGNYEIQLQLLDSQCDPAKSLKALFDAMWAGPKYLLVFGGVCPSVTALIARSLPALDLVQVSFAASSPSLSNRKWYGNLFSTVPSDRALNQATVKLLQRYRWTRVGIITQEGPRLSEVMLKRHRDVHDANDDMKKDLIRQLLKADVQAVSTESLSEDVCSSVRRLKESDVRIIIGQFEEDSASEVFCCAYRLNMFGARYQWVVADGGTAGWRLGRPVSGCAANSLLMAADGSIRLQIRQLSYTNTPGVSGRTPRDYQDSYLRRLIQVGSEVSPLHTFAYDAVWVAARALSQVMEAVKHREKYSSQRNVSVSEEEVHKRLLEAVKQTQFEGVTGPVSFRNGERVTSIELIQFQGSSGVLVGEFGTATQQLRLMNHLLRFKGPGPARDRTLVLEVRRHVSLLLYGIASSAAAATIFVTLAVLCFSIVSHRRWTLRWSGGSQDELLLLLGILLSSSSVLISGLDGASLSDQTSELLCSVRLWTLSVGHTVGFAVLFTKTWRVYSQKQQTRLQRAGCVVLWMVLLDVFVLTSWQILDPLRRVVLQHSLQRDPADQDVIVRPYSEHCSSTNMELWLTAVYGYKGPLLGLGCFVAWNIRTVQVDHPAVSSKHLTLSMFAVTVFSVSGVAGSLLTSHNPPVQFCLTSVLILCCNIFILSWLFGPKFWYVWLNGSELQGEAEEQLSSLNQQLKSLTAQLDVEIETITMQLSETPESAAPDQKLHHLPREKNNGEVRSVTLTHVAQVCAEDRNSERKPTSPDGINSPEHVRRRLSLQLPILHHSYLPAIGGISASSSILFGSREAFVHRDLLTTTPCTPNGTQLEPLYC; this is encoded by the exons ATGGAGCTGCGTGGACGGGTGGAGGTGTTCAGGCTGCTGCTGGTCTGCTGGCTGGTAGTCGGGCCGGTGCTGGCTCAGGTCCGCCACCCTCTGCCTGCGCTGTGGATGATGCCCGTCAGCTGTGGGTCGGGCAGGGAGAACGTGACCGCTGCTGTGGCCCCGGCTGTCCGACTGGCTCTGCAGGACCTGAAGAGACAACCACCTCCGCTGGGAAACTATGAGATCCAGCTCCAGCTGCTGGACTCTCAG TGTGATCCTGCTAAATCACTCAAAGCTCTGTTTGACGCCATGTGGGCGGGGCCGAAGTACCTGCTGGTGTTCGGAGGGGTGTGTCCATCTGTGACGGCGCTCATCGCCCGCTCTCTGCCAGCTCTCGACCTGGTGCAG GTATCTTTTGCGGCCTCGTCCCCCAGCCTGTCCAACAGGAAGTGGTACGGGAACCTGTTCAGCACGGTGCCGTCAGACCGAGCTCTGAACCAGGCCACAGTGAAGCTGCTGCAGCGCTACAGGTGGACCAGAGTCGGTATCATCACACAGGAAGGACCCAGACTCTCAGAGGTGATGCTGAAACGCCACAGGGATGTTCACGATGCTAACGATGAT atgaAGAAGGATCTGATCAGACAGCTGCTGAAGGCTGATGTTCAGGCTGTTTCCACAGAAAGTCTCTCTGAGGACGTCTGCAGCAGCGTGAGGAGGCTGAAG GAAAGTGATGTTCGGATCATCATCGGACAGTTTGAAGAGGATTCTGCCTCTGAGGTTTTCTGCTGT GCCTACAGACTGAACATGTTTGGAGCTCGGTACCAGTGGGTGGTTGCTGATGGAGGAACGGCTGGATGGAGGCTGGGGCGGCCGGTTTCTGGCTGCGCGGCCAACAGTCTGCTGATGGCTGCGGACGGATCCATCAGGCTACAGATCAGACAGCTCAGCTACACAAACACGCCGGGAGTCTCTGGACGG ACTCCTCGGGACTACCAGGACTCCTACCTCAGACGTCTGATCCaggtggggtcagaggtcagcccCCTCCACACCTTCGCCTACGACGCTGTTTGGGTCGCGGCCAGAGCCCTCAGTCAGGTGATGGAGGCTGTGAAGCACAGAGAGAAGTACAGCAGCCAGAGAAACGTGAGCGTCAGTGAGGAGGAAGTTCACAAGAGGCTGCTGGAGGCCGTGAAGCAGACGCAGTTTGAAGGAGTCACA GGTCCGGTTTCCTTTCGGAATGGGGAGAGAGTGACATCGATCGAGCTGATCCAGTTTCAAG gcaGCAGCGGTGTGCTGGTGGGGGAGTTCGGTACTGCCACCCAACAGCTCCGACTGATGAACCACCTGCTGCGGTTTAAAG GTCCAGGACCAGCCAGAGACCGGACTCTGGTCCTTGAGGTGCGGCGGCATGTCAGCCTCCTCCTGTACGGCATCGCTTCATCGGCTGCAGCTGCGACCATCTTCGTCACTCTGGCTGTCCTCTGCTTCAGCATCGTCAGCCATAGACGCTG GACGCTGAGATGGAGCGGTGGATCCCAGGacgagctgctgctgctgctgggcatCCTGCTCTCCTCATCCTCAGTCCTGATCTCCGGTCTGGACGGAGCCTCGCTGTCCGACCAGACATCTGAGCTCCTCTGCTCT GTTCGTCTGTGGACTCTCTCAGTGGGACACACTGTGGGCTTCGCTGTGCTGTTCACCAAAACATGGAGGGTTTACTCACAGAAG CAGCAGACTCGTCTGCAGCGAGCCGGCTGTGTGGTGCTCTGGATGGTCCTGCtagatgtgtttgttttaacctCCTGGCAAATCCTGGACCCCCTCAGACGGGTGGTGCTGCAGCACAGCTTGCAG CGTGACCCTGCTGATCAGGACGTTATTGTCCGGCCGTACTCTGAACACTGCAGCAGCACCAACATGGAGCTGTGGCTCACTGCTGTCTACGGATACAAAGGACCTCTACTG GGTCTTGGATGTTTCGTTGCCTGGAACATCAGGACTGTGCAGGTAGATCATCCAGCTGTCAGCAGTAAACACCTGACACTCAGTATGTTTGCTGTGACGGTGTTCAGTGTGTCAGGAGTGGCAGGATCACTGCTGACGTCCCACAATCCTCCTGTTCAGTTCTGTCTGACCAGCGTCCTCATCCTCTGCTGTAACATCTTCATCCTGAGCTGGCTGTTTGGACCAAAG TTTTGGTATGTGTGGCTGAACGGCAGCGAGCTGCAGGGAGAAGCTGAAGAGCAGCTGAGCAGCTTAAACCAGCAGCTGAAGAGTCTAACTGCACAG CTTGATGTAGAAATAGAAACCATCACCATGCAACTCTCGGAGACGCCCGAGTCAGCTGCTCCTGACCAGAAGCTTCACCACCTgccaagagaaaaaaacaacg GTGAAGTCAGATCCGTGACGTTGACTCATGTAGCTCAGGTCTGTGCTGAGGACAGAAACTCAGAGAGGAAACCGACAAGTCCAGACGGCATAAACTCTCCTGAACA TGTGCGGCGACGTCTGTCCCTGCAGCTGCCGATCCTCCATCACTCCTACCTGCCCGCCATCGGTGGCATCAGCGCCAGCAGCTCCATTCTGTTCGGCAGCCGGGAGGCCTTCGTTCACCGCGACCTGCTGACGACAACTCCCTGTACGCCTAACGGCACACAACTGGAGCCACTTTACTGCTGA
- the LOC122881116 gene encoding gamma-aminobutyric acid type B receptor subunit 2-like isoform X2, whose amino-acid sequence MELRGRVEVFRLLLVCWLVVGPVLAQVRHPLPALWMMPVSCGSGRENVTAAVAPAVRLALQDLKRQPPPLGNYEIQLQLLDSQCDPAKSLKALFDAMWAGPKYLLVFGGVCPSVTALIARSLPALDLVQVSFAASSPSLSNRKWYGNLFSTVPSDRALNQATVKLLQRYRWTRVGIITQEGPRLSEVMLKRHRDVHDANDDMKKDLIRQLLKADVQAVSTESLSEDVCSSVRRLKESDVRIIIGQFEEDSASEVFCCAYRLNMFGARYQWVVADGGTAGWRLGRPVSGCAANSLLMAADGSIRLQIRQLSYTNTPGVSGRTPRDYQDSYLRRLIQVGSEVSPLHTFAYDAVWVAARALSQVMEAVKHREKYSSQRNVSVSEEEVHKRLLEAVKQTQFEGVTGPVSFRNGERVTSIELIQFQGSSGVLVGEFGTATQQLRLMNHLLRFKGPGPARDRTLVLEVRRHVSLLLYGIASSAAAATIFVTLAVLCFSIVSHRRWTLRWSGGSQDELLLLLGILLSSSSVLISGLDGASLSDQTSELLCSVRLWTLSVGHTVGFAVLFTKTWRVYSQKQTRLQRAGCVVLWMVLLDVFVLTSWQILDPLRRVVLQHSLQRDPADQDVIVRPYSEHCSSTNMELWLTAVYGYKGPLLGLGCFVAWNIRTVQVDHPAVSSKHLTLSMFAVTVFSVSGVAGSLLTSHNPPVQFCLTSVLILCCNIFILSWLFGPKFWYVWLNGSELQGEAEEQLSSLNQQLKSLTAQLDVEIETITMQLSETPESAAPDQKLHHLPREKNNAGEVRSVTLTHVAQVCAEDRNSERKPTSPDGINSPEHVRRRLSLQLPILHHSYLPAIGGISASSSILFGSREAFVHRDLLTTTPCTPNGTQLEPLYC is encoded by the exons ATGGAGCTGCGTGGACGGGTGGAGGTGTTCAGGCTGCTGCTGGTCTGCTGGCTGGTAGTCGGGCCGGTGCTGGCTCAGGTCCGCCACCCTCTGCCTGCGCTGTGGATGATGCCCGTCAGCTGTGGGTCGGGCAGGGAGAACGTGACCGCTGCTGTGGCCCCGGCTGTCCGACTGGCTCTGCAGGACCTGAAGAGACAACCACCTCCGCTGGGAAACTATGAGATCCAGCTCCAGCTGCTGGACTCTCAG TGTGATCCTGCTAAATCACTCAAAGCTCTGTTTGACGCCATGTGGGCGGGGCCGAAGTACCTGCTGGTGTTCGGAGGGGTGTGTCCATCTGTGACGGCGCTCATCGCCCGCTCTCTGCCAGCTCTCGACCTGGTGCAG GTATCTTTTGCGGCCTCGTCCCCCAGCCTGTCCAACAGGAAGTGGTACGGGAACCTGTTCAGCACGGTGCCGTCAGACCGAGCTCTGAACCAGGCCACAGTGAAGCTGCTGCAGCGCTACAGGTGGACCAGAGTCGGTATCATCACACAGGAAGGACCCAGACTCTCAGAGGTGATGCTGAAACGCCACAGGGATGTTCACGATGCTAACGATGAT atgaAGAAGGATCTGATCAGACAGCTGCTGAAGGCTGATGTTCAGGCTGTTTCCACAGAAAGTCTCTCTGAGGACGTCTGCAGCAGCGTGAGGAGGCTGAAG GAAAGTGATGTTCGGATCATCATCGGACAGTTTGAAGAGGATTCTGCCTCTGAGGTTTTCTGCTGT GCCTACAGACTGAACATGTTTGGAGCTCGGTACCAGTGGGTGGTTGCTGATGGAGGAACGGCTGGATGGAGGCTGGGGCGGCCGGTTTCTGGCTGCGCGGCCAACAGTCTGCTGATGGCTGCGGACGGATCCATCAGGCTACAGATCAGACAGCTCAGCTACACAAACACGCCGGGAGTCTCTGGACGG ACTCCTCGGGACTACCAGGACTCCTACCTCAGACGTCTGATCCaggtggggtcagaggtcagcccCCTCCACACCTTCGCCTACGACGCTGTTTGGGTCGCGGCCAGAGCCCTCAGTCAGGTGATGGAGGCTGTGAAGCACAGAGAGAAGTACAGCAGCCAGAGAAACGTGAGCGTCAGTGAGGAGGAAGTTCACAAGAGGCTGCTGGAGGCCGTGAAGCAGACGCAGTTTGAAGGAGTCACA GGTCCGGTTTCCTTTCGGAATGGGGAGAGAGTGACATCGATCGAGCTGATCCAGTTTCAAG gcaGCAGCGGTGTGCTGGTGGGGGAGTTCGGTACTGCCACCCAACAGCTCCGACTGATGAACCACCTGCTGCGGTTTAAAG GTCCAGGACCAGCCAGAGACCGGACTCTGGTCCTTGAGGTGCGGCGGCATGTCAGCCTCCTCCTGTACGGCATCGCTTCATCGGCTGCAGCTGCGACCATCTTCGTCACTCTGGCTGTCCTCTGCTTCAGCATCGTCAGCCATAGACGCTG GACGCTGAGATGGAGCGGTGGATCCCAGGacgagctgctgctgctgctgggcatCCTGCTCTCCTCATCCTCAGTCCTGATCTCCGGTCTGGACGGAGCCTCGCTGTCCGACCAGACATCTGAGCTCCTCTGCTCT GTTCGTCTGTGGACTCTCTCAGTGGGACACACTGTGGGCTTCGCTGTGCTGTTCACCAAAACATGGAGGGTTTACTCACAGAAG CAGACTCGTCTGCAGCGAGCCGGCTGTGTGGTGCTCTGGATGGTCCTGCtagatgtgtttgttttaacctCCTGGCAAATCCTGGACCCCCTCAGACGGGTGGTGCTGCAGCACAGCTTGCAG CGTGACCCTGCTGATCAGGACGTTATTGTCCGGCCGTACTCTGAACACTGCAGCAGCACCAACATGGAGCTGTGGCTCACTGCTGTCTACGGATACAAAGGACCTCTACTG GGTCTTGGATGTTTCGTTGCCTGGAACATCAGGACTGTGCAGGTAGATCATCCAGCTGTCAGCAGTAAACACCTGACACTCAGTATGTTTGCTGTGACGGTGTTCAGTGTGTCAGGAGTGGCAGGATCACTGCTGACGTCCCACAATCCTCCTGTTCAGTTCTGTCTGACCAGCGTCCTCATCCTCTGCTGTAACATCTTCATCCTGAGCTGGCTGTTTGGACCAAAG TTTTGGTATGTGTGGCTGAACGGCAGCGAGCTGCAGGGAGAAGCTGAAGAGCAGCTGAGCAGCTTAAACCAGCAGCTGAAGAGTCTAACTGCACAG CTTGATGTAGAAATAGAAACCATCACCATGCAACTCTCGGAGACGCCCGAGTCAGCTGCTCCTGACCAGAAGCTTCACCACCTgccaagagaaaaaaacaacg CAGGTGAAGTCAGATCCGTGACGTTGACTCATGTAGCTCAGGTCTGTGCTGAGGACAGAAACTCAGAGAGGAAACCGACAAGTCCAGACGGCATAAACTCTCCTGAACA TGTGCGGCGACGTCTGTCCCTGCAGCTGCCGATCCTCCATCACTCCTACCTGCCCGCCATCGGTGGCATCAGCGCCAGCAGCTCCATTCTGTTCGGCAGCCGGGAGGCCTTCGTTCACCGCGACCTGCTGACGACAACTCCCTGTACGCCTAACGGCACACAACTGGAGCCACTTTACTGCTGA